One Miscanthus floridulus cultivar M001 chromosome 11, ASM1932011v1, whole genome shotgun sequence DNA window includes the following coding sequences:
- the LOC136493040 gene encoding phosphoglycerate mutase-like protein 1: MEPGAGAAAAAAAATAIYPLHRCKTIHLVRHAQGAHNVEGETDHSAYMKPHFFDARVTPLGWNQVDRLREHVKKCGLVEKIELVICSPLLRTMQTAVGVFGGESYSNGAGVPPLMVENAADSGRPAVSSLNCPPFLAVEACRERLGVHPCDKRRSITEYRTLFPAIDFSLIENDEDVLWVPDVRETFESLAERGMKFIDWLWTREEREIAVVTHSGLLCHTLRMYSKECHPTVRQEVSKYFANCELRSLVLVDRSMLGSDRPNYNYPGKIPAGLDLPSDDVVAADKKQPCIEEAQDRA, from the exons ATGGAGCCCGGCGCtggtgctgccgccgccgccgccgcggccactgCCATCTACCCTCTGCACCGATGCAAAACCATACACCTG GTGAGGCATGCGCAGGGTGCCCACAACGTGGAAGGCGAGACGGATCACAGCGCCTACATGAAACCACATTTCTTCGACGCGCGCGTCACTCCGTTGGGCTGGAACCAA GTTGACCGTCTACGAGAGCATGTGAAGAAATGTGGACTTGTGGAAAAGATTGAGCTGGTTATTTGTTCTCCTTTATTGAG GACTATGCAGACTGCAGTAGGAGTTTTTGGTGGTGAAAGCTACAGTAACGGTGCGGGTGTGCCTCCACTGATGGTGGAAAATGCTGCAGACAGTGGACGCCCGGCTGTTTCAAGTCTGAACTGCCCACCATTTCTGGCTGTTGAGGCCTGCAGGGAGCGCTTG GGCGTCCATCCTTGTGACAAGAGGAGGAGCATAACAGAGTACCGTACTCTCTTCCCTGCCATTGATTTTTCGCTG ATAGAGAATGATGAAGATGTTCTCTGGGTACCAGATGTCAGAGAGACCTTTGAGTCGCTCGCAGAAAGGGGTATGAAGTTCATCGACTG GTTATGGacaagagaagagagggagatagCCGTCGTGACCCATAGCGGTTTATTATGCCATACCTTACGCATGTACAGCAAGGAGTGTCATCCAACCGTAAGACAAGAAGTGAGCAAGTA CTTTGCAAACTGCGAGCTCCGGTCCTTGGTTCTAGTTGACAGGAG TATGCTTGGTTCAGATCGCCCCAATTATAACTACCCTGGCAAAATCCCAGCCGGACTTGATCTGCCCAGCGATGATGTCGTCGCTGCTGACAAGAAGCAACCTTGCATTGAGGAAGCTCAAGACAGAGCCTGA